In Molothrus aeneus isolate 106 chromosome 13, BPBGC_Maene_1.0, whole genome shotgun sequence, a genomic segment contains:
- the TNFAIP8L3 gene encoding tumor necrosis factor alpha-induced protein 8-like protein 3, with product MDSDSAELSEGELVSPAGPDYFSSKNLALQAQKKILSKMATKTMANMLIDDTSSEIFDELYKVTKEHTRNKKEAHKIMKDLIKVAIKIGILYRNNQFNQEELEIVDKFRKKLNQTAMTIVSFYEVEYTFDRNVLAELLNECKELVHELVGRHLTARSHGRINHVFNHFADVEFLSALYSLDGDCRPYLKKICNGINKLLDEKVL from the exons ATGGACTCGGACTCGGCGGAGCTCAGCGAAGGCGAGCTGGTCTCGCCCGCAG GTCCCGATTATTTCAGCTCCAAGAATCTTGCACTGCAAGCCCAGAAAAAGATCCTGAGTAAAATGGCAACCAAAACCATGGCTAACATGCTAATCGACGACACAAGCAGCGAAATCTTCGACGAGCTGTACAAAGTAACAAAGGAGCACACCAGGAACAAAAAGGAAGCCCATAAAATCATGAAAGACCTGATCAAAGTGGCCATAAAAATCGGGATCCTCTACCGAAACAACCAGTTCAACCAGGAAGAGCTGGAGATCGTGGACAAGTTCAGGAAGAAGCTGAACCAAACTGCCATGACCATCGTCAGCTTCTACGAGGTGGAGTACACCTTTGACAGGAACGTGCTGGCAGAACTGCTGAACGAGTGCAAGGAGCTCGTGCACGAACTCGTGGGGCGGCACCTGACGGCGCGGTCCCACGGGCGCATCAACCACGTCTTCAACCACTTTGCAGACGTGGAGTTCCTGTCTGCCCTCTACAGCCTGGATGGGGACTGCCGGCCCTACCTCAAAAAGATCTGCAACGGCATCAACAAACTGCTGGATGAGAAGGTTCTTTGA